One window of the bacterium genome contains the following:
- a CDS encoding efflux RND transporter periplasmic adaptor subunit: protein MRLRLLWLVFLALPTVLQGCRPAEGLPTVRATSGALPLVSVESGEIQAVHSQMVRPPMEWNSDLVIAAMVPEGKIVKQGEEVMRLDASPVERRLAETRDQIDTLEMQRTGVVANQRSRLQALTNAVSTATLSREQAELQIQKLKFEAKYRQQDAQLALDRAGVALVEATAKLAAQAVLDSLELAKTDLELGAARTELASLRGRITSMSLRAPLAGMVVYRGREDGEARGIKPRVGDVIQPWQPLFEIPDLDSMQVEFPLHEVDRPAFLTGQAISVRLEAYPESVFTGQIDDIAVLATEVEKESRARAFVARGRIAPADPRLRPGMTAVVEVVLAATQDSVLVPRGAVAEQDGATVVFPAESWPQSRPVRLGSANALYVAVVEGLEAGTELVLWAEAPPPGTRPLGYARHFAKEQP, encoded by the coding sequence TTGCGTCTTCGCCTACTCTGGCTCGTGTTTCTTGCGCTGCCGACGGTCTTGCAGGGCTGCCGTCCCGCCGAAGGCCTGCCCACCGTGCGCGCAACAAGCGGCGCCCTGCCTCTCGTGTCGGTCGAGAGCGGCGAGATCCAGGCCGTGCATTCGCAGATGGTGCGACCACCGATGGAATGGAACAGCGACCTGGTCATTGCGGCGATGGTGCCCGAAGGAAAGATCGTCAAGCAGGGCGAAGAGGTGATGCGACTGGACGCCAGTCCCGTCGAACGCCGGCTGGCTGAGACGCGGGACCAGATCGACACGCTCGAGATGCAGCGCACGGGCGTGGTGGCCAACCAGCGCTCGCGGTTGCAGGCGCTCACCAATGCCGTCAGCACGGCGACACTCAGTCGCGAGCAGGCCGAACTGCAGATCCAGAAACTGAAGTTCGAGGCGAAGTACCGCCAGCAGGACGCGCAGCTCGCGCTCGACCGGGCCGGAGTCGCGCTGGTCGAGGCGACGGCCAAGCTCGCCGCCCAAGCCGTGCTGGACAGCCTTGAACTGGCCAAGACCGATCTCGAACTGGGCGCGGCCCGCACGGAATTGGCGTCGTTGCGAGGACGCATCACCTCGATGTCGCTGCGCGCTCCCCTGGCGGGCATGGTGGTCTACCGGGGGCGCGAGGACGGCGAGGCGCGCGGCATCAAGCCGCGCGTCGGCGACGTGATCCAGCCCTGGCAGCCGCTCTTCGAGATCCCCGACCTCGACTCGATGCAGGTCGAGTTCCCGCTCCACGAGGTCGACCGTCCCGCCTTCCTGACGGGCCAGGCCATCAGCGTGCGCCTCGAAGCGTATCCCGAGAGCGTGTTCACCGGGCAGATCGATGACATCGCCGTGCTGGCGACCGAGGTCGAGAAGGAGAGCCGCGCGCGCGCCTTCGTGGCCCGCGGCCGCATTGCCCCAGCCGATCCGCGGCTCAGGCCGGGCATGACGGCGGTCGTCGAGGTGGTGCTGGCGGCCACGCAGGACTCGGTGCTGGTGCCGCGCGGCGCAGTTGCCGAGCAGGACGGCGCCACGGTGGTGTTTCCCGCCGAATCGTGGCCGCAGTCGCGGCCGGTCCGGCTGGGCAGTGCCAACGCCCTGTACGTCGCCGTTGTGGAAGGTCTCGAAGCCGGCACGGAGCTCGTGCTGTGGGCCGAGGCGCCGCCGCCGGGCACCCGACCGCTGGGATACGCCCGTCATTTTGCCAAGGAGCAGCCATGA
- a CDS encoding ATP-binding protein → MLPFRLGMRVAGPEFCGRRPELAQLREYMAGSGRVYVVGERRMGKTSLVFEAARTLPGTRVVDVDLMAARSLGDVTQRLAAAVVRTQSGQAGQSGQAGLLRLLKGLAQLRPTLGVDPLSGAPTVSFAPGSGNHPDSLDAVFALIAAWPRAVVVIDEFQDVLGLPDPGAALAQLRGLVQRQPEAAFVFCGSVRHRMEDIFTRDDSPFFKAAMRMHVGPIDRGEFRDFLAAKFAESGRTVTPELLDAICDLCHDNPGDVQRYCTALWQVTSDGQAVTDHDLPAAWEMVFAMHAQEYEVILRNLSAQQSQALRGIGGPRRAIAPDRSIAGGSRHRAASLARQGPVRARGEGARGEGRHRVPYLRPVPHPLAGAAAFVMRPGELTGAAGFDALARPPGLC, encoded by the coding sequence ATGCTCCCATTCAGGTTGGGTATGCGGGTGGCCGGCCCCGAGTTTTGCGGCCGCCGGCCCGAGCTGGCGCAGCTTCGCGAGTACATGGCCGGCAGCGGCCGCGTCTATGTGGTCGGGGAGCGGCGCATGGGCAAAACCTCGCTGGTCTTCGAAGCAGCGCGCACGCTCCCCGGGACGCGCGTGGTGGATGTCGACCTGATGGCCGCCCGCAGCCTGGGCGACGTGACCCAGCGTCTGGCTGCGGCCGTCGTCCGCACCCAATCAGGTCAGGCGGGCCAGTCGGGCCAGGCCGGGCTGTTGCGGCTGCTTAAGGGGCTCGCGCAGTTGCGCCCCACACTGGGTGTCGACCCGCTGTCCGGGGCGCCGACCGTCAGTTTCGCGCCCGGCAGCGGCAATCATCCGGACTCGCTCGACGCCGTCTTCGCCTTGATCGCGGCCTGGCCCCGGGCCGTGGTCGTCATCGACGAGTTCCAGGATGTGCTCGGGCTGCCCGATCCTGGGGCGGCGCTGGCGCAGTTGCGTGGCCTGGTGCAGCGGCAGCCGGAGGCGGCGTTCGTGTTCTGCGGCAGTGTGCGTCATCGCATGGAGGACATCTTCACCCGCGACGACTCGCCTTTCTTCAAGGCGGCCATGCGCATGCACGTGGGGCCCATCGACCGGGGTGAGTTCCGTGACTTCCTGGCCGCAAAGTTCGCCGAGAGCGGGCGCACAGTGACGCCGGAACTCCTCGACGCGATCTGTGATCTCTGCCACGACAACCCGGGCGATGTGCAGCGATACTGTACGGCGCTGTGGCAGGTGACATCGGACGGCCAGGCCGTCACCGACCATGACCTGCCGGCAGCGTGGGAGATGGTCTTCGCGATGCACGCCCAGGAGTACGAGGTGATCCTGCGGAACCTCAGCGCGCAGCAGTCGCAGGCCCTGCGCGGGATTGGCGGCCCTCGGCGGGCGATCGCACCTGACCGGAGCATTGCTGGCGGCAGCCGGCATCGCGCTGCTTCCCTCGCTCGCCAAGGCCCTGTCCGTGCTCGTGGAGAAGGGGCTCGTGGTGAAGGAAGGCACCGAGTACCGTATCTGCGACCCGTTCCTCATCCGCTGGCTGGTGCTGCGGCTTTCGTGATGCGACCCGGGGAACTCACCGGGGCGGCGGGGTTTGACGCACTGGCCCGGCCGCCCGGCCTGTGCTAG